DNA sequence from the Anaerolineales bacterium genome:
ATGGCAAAGCGGCCACAAAGCTGAATTGGCAACCCCCCTGTAGAAACCCTGTTCCTGCTCGCGGGAAAGCCCAAGCTGGCGAAGGGTGAAGTTCGAACGTCCGGCGGTGTCCGGAAACCGTCCTTCGGGTTCTCCCCAAGCGACCCACACGCCGCCCTTTTGCATCATCATCGGAAGGACGGATGTCACCAGCCCGCCGATGTGCTTGTTCCGCTTAACGCCGGATTTAGTCCGCGCCAATTTAAAGGGGCCGCGGTTTGAAACCACAATCAGCTTTTCTCCGCTCATCTCATCGCCTCTTCGTTTCCCTTGCGGGGCAAACCAACTCCCGAATCGACCGGCAATATACGGCTTCCCAGGTTAACTCTCGGCGGATGCTCCGGCGAAGCCGGAATTCCTTATCGGCCGCCATCCAGTCCAGGATCCGCCGCGCCGCCTCCTCCGGCGTTCCGCCGGGATCAAGCACGTGAACGAGTTCCGGATCGATGTTCTCCATGGCGGGCATTCGCGAGGCGAACACCGCCCGGCCGGCCAATCCCGCCTCCAGGACCGGCATGCCGAAACCCTCCCGCAGACTTGGCATCAGCATCAGGTCGCACAACCTATACAACTCTCCCATCACACCGTCGTCCAATCCCGGCGAATCCGGTTTGGGAGGCAACTCCTCAAATAAGAAATAGGCCGCCCGATCCAAATTCAGATTCTTGCGCAAATCCTTGATCTGGCCGACATAGGTACGGATATCCGCCGCATGCGGATCCGGGGGCCCGCTGACGACCAACCTGGCTTCCACGCCGGCATCGCGCACGGCGGCCGTCAGCCGCAAGGCGAATTCGATGTTTTTCGCCCGGGTTATCCGGACCGGCATGAACAGGATCAGATCCGCCGAGGCCCAGCGTATACGCCCCGCAATCCGGCGGCCGGTTTCGGACAATCCCAACAGTGTTTCCGGATCGACGCCGTTGGGGATGATCCGGATCGATTCAGGCGGACACCGGAAGGTTTTCGCCAACAGGTCGCGCCGCGCGCCGGAGACCGCGGCGTAGGCAACCTGAGATCTTTTTTTCTTCAGCAGCGACCAGGGAAACCCCTCCTTCGGGGGGCTCTTCCGGGAGGGGCGGATATACCGGGAAAGGTCGTGGCACCAGGAGATCGCCCGCTTTCGCGGCCGGCGATCGAGCCACTCGTGCAAAGCCGCGGTCAACGGAAGGTTAAGGTGCAGGTGCATGACGTTATGCAGAATCACCACATCCGCCCACTCGAGGTGCGGGAACAGCGCCTCCCGGATTCGTCGTTGCAGCGCCGCAAAATCCGCGGCAGGCTCGCCGCGCAATAAATCCGCTAAAACCTTCCGGACCTCCGGATGTGCCGCATCCAATTCCCGCAGGATCACCTGCGAGGACGGGTCTCCCCGGCCCGCCAGTACGCGCACCGGATGACCGTCTTCGGCCAACAGGCGCTCATGCTGCGCCATGACCTTTTCCACGCCGCCGATAACCGGAAACGCGGTGTAATGCAGCAACAACACCCTGGGATTCGCCGCGCGCACGTCGCTCATCCCGCATTTCCTTCCCGCGATGCCCGGATTGCCAAATCCACAAAGACGGCGCTGGACCATCCGAACACCGATGCCGCGCGGGGGCAATTCCTACCGGTCTCAGGGTGGTAATACTCGTAGATGTCCTTGTTGCGCATGATCAGGTCGAGGGTTTTTTTGCGCAGCCGGCGCGCATCCCGAACGCAGCCGGCCTGCTCCAGCCCGAGGATGAACAGATAATTAATGTTCACCCAGGTGGGTCCGCGCCACATGACGGTCGGCGCGTACCGCGGGTCGTTTTTCGCCACCGACGGAATGGGATACTCCGTCCAGAATTCTTCCCGGCAAAAGAGGTGCCGGAGCAGTTCCCCTGCAATGGCGGCGGGCATCCTCCCCGTCAGCAGGGGGAACAGGCTGAAGGGCGTCAATACCCGGATCGGCTCATGGTTGCGCGTCGGCCAGAACACTCCCGAGCGCGGATCCCAAAAATGGCGGACGATATTGTCAGCCAGGGCCTCGGCCTGCGCTTCCCATTTCCTCCCTTCCTCGGCGAAACCCAGGGTGCGGGCGATCTTCGCCAGGGCATCCATGCTCATCACCAAATACGTGTTCAGATCCGGCGATTCAACCGGCATTCCCCGGTCCCAGATCGGACTGTCATCGAGTCCGGATGAGTAGGGGTGGTTGTATTGGGCAATACCGTCGCGGTCGTCGTCGTTTTTTTCAAACCACCACCGGTTCCAGCGGCAAAGCGGCTCGTAGATTTCGTCCAGGAAATCCCTGTCACCCGTCACCGAATGGAGCTGCCAGGCGGTCCAGGCGATCAGCGGGGGCTTCGTCACCTCCGCGACGGCCAAGGAATTCGGGAGAGGCATCTCGGTGACGACGCCCTCGTCATGGACCGCATCCGGTATCATGCCGTCTTCGCGTTGATGATCCAGCATGATCCGCAGCTGATTTTCCGCGAGAGTCCGGTCCACATGCCGGTAGGCCAGCGCGTGGAAGAAGGAATCCCATTGCCAAGCGCCGATGTATTGGGTTTTGGAGGGGATCATCGCCTCGCGGGTCAGAAAGAACCGCGAGTGAATCAACCCCGCCCGCAAAACCCACCATGCATAATAATAGTGGGGACGATAGCAGTCTTTCACGGGCGGGACGCCGGCAAACCATTCGTGCCACCGGCGCTCCGCCTCCCTCAGGACGCCGTTGGCCGGCGGCACGCTGCGATTCAGGCCGAGGCGGGGCGTGATGTTGAGGGTCCATCCCGAATCCGCCTCCGACCGGATCCGCATCCGCACGCGGATGCAGCCGTCGGAATCTCCGTTGATGTCATTGGAAAGCACGCGCGCGTTGGTCGTGTAAGCGACGTTCCGGTGGTTCCGCCGGTGTTCCGGATCCCCTCGGAACTGTCCCCCGCGCCGGTCCGGAGAACCCTCGCCGGCCAACACCCGGAAGGTGATAATAAACTCCCCATCCGGCAGCCTTAAGAACAGGGTT
Encoded proteins:
- a CDS encoding glycosyltransferase family 4 protein, which codes for MSDVRAANPRVLLLHYTAFPVIGGVEKVMAQHERLLAEDGHPVRVLAGRGDPSSQVILRELDAAHPEVRKVLADLLRGEPAADFAALQRRIREALFPHLEWADVVILHNVMHLHLNLPLTAALHEWLDRRPRKRAISWCHDLSRYIRPSRKSPPKEGFPWSLLKKKRSQVAYAAVSGARRDLLAKTFRCPPESIRIIPNGVDPETLLGLSETGRRIAGRIRWASADLILFMPVRITRAKNIEFALRLTAAVRDAGVEARLVVSGPPDPHAADIRTYVGQIKDLRKNLNLDRAAYFLFEELPPKPDSPGLDDGVMGELYRLCDLMLMPSLREGFGMPVLEAGLAGRAVFASRMPAMENIDPELVHVLDPGGTPEEAARRILDWMAADKEFRLRRSIRRELTWEAVYCRSIRELVCPARETKRR